TAGACATAGCGGAAGTAACGGATATATAGATAGATTAAAATTGAAGCTAGAACAACAGTGTAAATAAACGCAAAGACATCCAGACCATCATTAAAATAGTTCGGAGTTGAAAGCATATAAATAATTGGGTTAAAGAAAAAAAATAAAACACCAAATAACATCAAAGATATCATAGTAATAATGCCACGAAAGTTTTCAAACATACCGCCACGGATCTCTAAATAACGCTCGTTATAGGCATAATAGGGGCCGATTGGTCGTGGATTACTACTGACCGACTGCTTAGTGTAGTCTTTTTCAACCTCGCTCAACATCATATCGTCATTAAGATAACCCATTTTCAATTTTTTACGGGTTGAGGCTTTGATTGAGTTACCAAACCATAGTAAAAATTCACCAATATACATTATAACGCGACCTTACCAATGGCATACAACGGGGTTAATAGTGTGTTTAGCATCATATTGCCCTAGCCCTCTTATGAATTACCATAGTCAACTAATTTTCCAGTTTTATCATCGCGTACGCCCCACTCCAAGCGGCTATCTAATATCGCTTGTTGTACCGCCGGTGGGTAATCCGACAGTTGAGTCTCTTTTGGGGTTGGTTTGCCCGCTTTACCGGCTTGGCGGATCACTTTTGGCCAGCGCGGCTGCCAGCATAAACACTCTGATATAAAGTAACCCGCGGTATAAAGGGGTAATAAAATAACAAACACGGGCAACATCATCATTGTCACCAGCACACTTTTGCTATTTTTAACCATCTTAAGCATCGGCTTTATATGGCCGCCCAAACCATGCAATGGCAGCGGTAAATGGGTGCTTAAGCGCGGTTTGGCTAAATTGTCCGGGCTATGCTCCATATAGCGGCGAATAAACTCCCACTCATCTTTATAATCCTGCGCGCAGTAGGTGTTTTTACCAATACCAACCGAATGGGCAACGGGAAAGCCGGTTTTATACGGGTGAAACGACAGTAAATTAACCATATTGGTGCCCCCCATATCCGAGCCGCTTTCGCCAAAGTTTGCCGGCATAATATGCTGCCACTTAAATACCACCGTGCCACCACAATATTTGGGTCGTTGAATATAGACTTGCTGAGTAACGCGATTAAACCGTACTCGAATATGACGAATAGTAAATAGTTCCAGCCGGTAGACATAGCGGAAGTAGCGGATTAACAAATAAAGCGAGAATAAAAAAATAATTGAAAAAAATACAATTGCAAAAATAGTTGAAGATATTTGAATTGTTTTATGATTATAAATATCTAATGTAAAGGCTATAGCTGCATAACAAGCACTAAAAGAAAAAAAGAAAAAAAGCAGACAAAGCCAGGTCAAAATACCACGGAAGTTTTCAAACATACCACCACGAATCTCTAAATAACGGTCGTTATAGGCATAATAGGGGCCAATTGGTCGTGGGTTATTACTGACCGACTGCTTAGTGTAGTCTTTTTCGACCTCGCTCAGCGTCATATCACCATTAAAATAACCCATCTTCATTTTTTTACGGCTTGAGGCTTTGATGGCGCTACTTAACCAAAATAGATATTCACCAATATACATTAAAAGCTCTCCTTAATTGCTTGATGAAACTCGGTTAGCTCGTCAGTTAAATCGTCGTATGGTTCGTGCTCAGGATCATTACTAAAGCAGCAACGGTCAAACCATTTTTGTAAGGCATTATCATCAACAATAATAATCACTAGGCTAACCACCACAATAATTAGTGTGGCATAAAAATTAATCACACCTAATGCTACCGCAACCGGCTCTAGCAGCGCAAAACGGCCTAAAAATAGGCCAAATTCAGCAACTTTAACCCAAATAGTACGTTCAATACTACGATCAATAATCCCTTTTAGCCAAGGAGCTAAGGTGCCTAAAGTAATTAAAAATTGTGAGAAACTAAACGCTAATGTGGCTGCACCTCTTGCAAAATATGCTGTTGTCAGCACTGGTTCATGCTTTTTAATTTTTTTATACATATCCATAATATCAAATACCGCCGTCATTGAGCCGGCAATGGCGGATAGGCTGGCGCCCCATAAAAATATTCGACCAAAGCCATTATAGGTAACCATGGCGGTTCTTGAGCTAGGATTATTCCCGATACAGCTTTCAATCGCGCTAATACCAATCTGGAAGGTTGCGGCAACGCTGGTGATAATTGAGGCGGTTAACTCGGCTTTTTCGCGCGCGGTCTGGTATTTGCCTTGGCTTAATTTGCGTAGCAGATCATAAGCACTAAAGCCAACAACAATCATCGCAATACGGGTGTTAGTCAGATCGGCATTTTGGTAATTATTGCTCGCCACATGGTTAATTTGTGGCACCGCCCGTGATGGTAAGGCGGTAAAACTGCGGCCACCAATATTGTATTTTAGATGGTATAGCTCGCGCGCGCTCTGATTAATATGCGCTAAAATAGTATTACCTAAGCGGTTATGTATCAACTGCGCCGCGCCGGTGGATGTTATCGCTAAAAAGCGCCGCATTAAGTCGGCAAATGAGACCGATAATAACGCAATCGGTAACCCGCGCGCGGCTAAGTGGTCGATAATCGTCGAACTTTGCGTTAGATGCTCGGTCACTTTATCTAATAAATCGACCATTTTATCGGTTGTCGCTAAATCGAATTTAGCTGCAGGCTCATCGGTGATCGTGACCTGATCTTGCAAGGTAATATATTGGTTGATAGCGGCGATGAGCGTTTTATTACTGTATAGATAGGCGCGCCAGCATAAGTTATCGCGCGCAATGTGTGACGAGTCCCACCAACCGTTAAGTACATCCCTTAATAAGGGCGAACTGCTGGTGCCAAATAAGCAGGCGTTGACCTGCAAACTAAACATAATGCCATTAAGCTTATCATTGTCATCATAGGCATCTAATGCTAATAATAACGGCTCTGAAGTCAGCCATGTTTTAAAATCAATACTGCGCTGCTCGGCGAGTTGTTCGGCTAATTGGCTTTGTTGCTCAAACTGCTGCTTAAACTTATCTATTTTATCTTGCGATAAGCGGCGCCAGTATTTATCTTGAAACTCTTTTTCCGACATTTCGC
The genomic region above belongs to Orbaceae bacterium lpD02 and contains:
- a CDS encoding T6SS effector BTH_I2691 family protein; the protein is MASPASLLGLLAAANHNKQDNGKRCPSCQQKDGNLFVLPTRLSVAGYMTRNDIPALPNFALAQVNDLPLTHSQYCLQMLRQGYLYVLEERDTAKVWRVFTSSPEGCLTEHSDPKTVNSTPPPYTCNIALDGADASYISFTESEKIKKLYFLFSPDKILANKLEFYQAEGLALLEGMTPTEIRQGTKSLLADQFSPNILEFSVAVQLAEQAQFLNSKPSWEFSLGERDQAEKEKLKIDYVYQNRTLFYDKSINQNFARYLSLYKKMHKRQGAAIIVNDAIGITQSLNNRRHQALQQQMKPWLESKDKDGISNEYRLMILGQLDGLKQSFHDKRLQQLVNRHTQNVQAMVNYNNYNSHMADNYKAASNSALTASVEPYAQQVYQNQTREMSEKEFQDKYWRRLSQDKIDKFKQQFEQQSQLAEQLAEQRSIDFKTWLTSEPLLLALDAYDDNDKLNGIMFSLQVNACLFGTSSSPLLRDVLNGWWDSSHIARDNLCWRAYLYSNKTLIAAINQYITLQDQVTITDEPAAKFDLATTDKMVDLLDKVTEHLTQSSTIIDHLAARGLPIALLSVSFADLMRRFLAITSTGAAQLIHNRLGNTILAHINQSARELYHLKYNIGGRSFTALPSRAVPQINHVASNNYQNADLTNTRIAMIVVGFSAYDLLRKLSQGKYQTAREKAELTASIITSVAATFQIGISAIESCIGNNPSSRTAMVTYNGFGRIFLWGASLSAIAGSMTAVFDIMDMYKKIKKHEPVLTTAYFARGAATLAFSFSQFLITLGTLAPWLKGIIDRSIERTIWVKVAEFGLFLGRFALLEPVAVALGVINFYATLIIVVVSLVIIIVDDNALQKWFDRCCFSNDPEHEPYDDLTDELTEFHQAIKESF